One Alicyclobacillus vulcanalis genomic window carries:
- the ruvA gene encoding Holliday junction branch migration protein RuvA — protein sequence MIAFLRGRVAFLGPGYVDLDVRDVGYRVHVCDRTHQALRLDDVAFLYTHQHVREDGLALFGFESVEERALFERLVGVSGIGPKLALQIIGAAGVGEIVSAILAEDADNLSRLPGIGRKLASRLVVELREKLGDLAPAALRQAATERRAQAGAEEDAVSALVALGFRPREAEEAVAAVGKGRQSVEDTVKAALTYLYVQSARTEPLSQP from the coding sequence TTGATTGCGTTTTTGCGCGGACGCGTCGCATTTTTGGGTCCGGGCTATGTCGATCTCGACGTCAGAGACGTGGGTTATCGGGTGCACGTGTGCGATCGCACGCATCAGGCGCTCCGCCTGGATGATGTCGCATTCTTGTATACGCACCAGCATGTGCGCGAAGACGGCCTGGCGCTCTTTGGATTTGAGTCCGTCGAGGAGCGCGCGCTGTTCGAGCGGCTCGTGGGCGTGTCCGGCATCGGCCCCAAGCTGGCGCTGCAGATCATCGGCGCCGCCGGCGTGGGCGAGATCGTCTCCGCCATCTTGGCTGAGGACGCGGACAACCTGAGCCGCCTGCCGGGCATTGGCCGCAAGCTCGCGAGCCGGTTGGTGGTGGAACTGCGCGAGAAGCTCGGCGATCTGGCGCCCGCAGCTCTGCGCCAAGCGGCGACGGAGCGAAGAGCGCAGGCCGGTGCCGAGGAGGACGCGGTCTCCGCGCTCGTGGCGCTCGGCTTCCGCCCCAGGGAGGCCGAGGAGGCAGTGGCTGCAGTTGGCAAAGGGCGTCAGTCCGTCGAGGACACCGTGAAGGCGGCGCTGACGTACTTGTACGTCCAGAGCGCGCGAACCGAGCCGCTCTCTCAGCCGTAG
- the ruvC gene encoding crossover junction endodeoxyribonuclease RuvC produces the protein MRILGVDPGLARLGFGIIERGPGDSLRHVAHGCIETEADAPLPERLQRIFHRLTELCREHQPSVMAVEELFFSRNTTTAFTVGQARGVALLAGAEAGIAVMEYTPMQVKQAVTGYGRADKRQIQDMVRILLRLSSAPKPDDAADALAVAIAHAHTGRLGELEARLAAKNRTGWVWERGRFR, from the coding sequence ATGCGCATCCTGGGCGTGGACCCTGGCCTGGCCCGGCTGGGATTCGGCATCATCGAACGCGGGCCGGGGGATTCGCTCCGCCACGTGGCGCACGGCTGCATCGAGACAGAGGCAGACGCGCCTTTGCCCGAGCGGCTTCAGCGCATCTTTCACCGGTTGACCGAGCTTTGCCGGGAACATCAGCCGTCGGTCATGGCGGTGGAAGAACTGTTTTTCAGCCGGAATACGACGACGGCTTTTACCGTGGGGCAGGCCCGCGGCGTCGCGCTGTTGGCCGGCGCGGAAGCGGGGATCGCCGTGATGGAATACACGCCGATGCAGGTCAAGCAGGCGGTCACGGGCTATGGACGCGCGGACAAGCGACAGATTCAGGACATGGTGCGCATCCTGTTGCGGCTTTCGAGCGCGCCGAAGCCCGACGACGCCGCCGACGCGCTCGCAGTGGCGATTGCGCACGCGCACACCGGGCGCTTGGGCGAGCTTGAGGCGAGACTGGCCGCAAAAAACCGCACGGGCTGGGTTTGGGAACGGGGGCGTTTTCGTTGA
- the sigI gene encoding RNA polymerase sigma factor SigI, which produces MGVLPFRGRSLDERNELARLLQSAKAGNANARNELIATYIPFILRIASQTAKRYIDPHADDEYSVSLAAFNEAIDRYQDERAASFLTFAETVIRRRLVDFFRAQRQHRKRLRPWSEFDQSDEDDHVSNWVEVATSLAEHQRHEEATMRAYEIDEYARRLEEFGLSFRELVELSPKHEDARRNALVCAHAIASDPELLTYVYRRKALPLRQVEERVCVSRKTLERQRKYILAMVILLSGDFPMLKSFLLRAEGD; this is translated from the coding sequence GTGGGCGTTCTCCCGTTTCGCGGAAGATCCCTGGACGAACGAAACGAGTTGGCCCGCTTGCTCCAGAGTGCGAAGGCCGGCAACGCAAACGCGCGCAACGAGCTCATCGCCACATACATACCGTTCATTCTGCGCATCGCGTCGCAAACGGCCAAGCGATACATTGATCCGCACGCCGATGACGAGTACAGCGTCTCGTTGGCCGCGTTCAATGAGGCCATTGACCGGTACCAAGACGAGCGGGCGGCATCCTTTCTTACGTTCGCCGAGACCGTGATTCGGCGGCGGCTCGTCGACTTCTTCCGCGCGCAGCGGCAGCATCGAAAGCGCCTGCGCCCGTGGAGCGAGTTCGATCAGTCGGACGAGGACGATCACGTCTCCAATTGGGTCGAGGTCGCGACATCCCTCGCCGAACATCAGCGCCATGAAGAAGCGACGATGCGGGCGTACGAGATCGACGAGTACGCGCGTCGCCTGGAGGAGTTTGGGTTGTCGTTCCGGGAGCTCGTCGAGCTTTCGCCCAAGCACGAGGACGCGCGCCGGAATGCGCTCGTCTGCGCCCACGCCATCGCGTCCGACCCAGAGCTTTTGACCTACGTGTATCGGCGCAAGGCGCTCCCGCTACGCCAGGTGGAGGAGCGGGTGTGCGTGTCACGCAAAACCCTCGAGCGCCAGCGCAAATACATTCTCGCCATGGTCATCTTGTTGTCCGGGGACTTCCCCATGCTGAAGTCGTTTCTCCTCAGGGCGGAAGGGGATTGA
- a CDS encoding sporulation protein YunB — MPRRFVPRPGRIASTRASRDQGPRRTARRAYGFALLVCALLGLSVFWLEWRLAPMVRTASASLASRVATEALNEAMGEVLASYPDAKTLVQIRVERVPSGQPLSIVTLDMAKLAKLQNEAIHASETRLQTLRKQSLALPVLQALSGSILAGYTVTVPVSFSLVGAVHARLDADVSSKGVNQVVHIVYLELTADVMTMTPLVRAPVHVTTRSPVVYIIMSGPVPNVVFPGGIGATS, encoded by the coding sequence GTGCCGAGAAGGTTCGTGCCTCGCCCTGGCCGGATCGCCTCGACGAGAGCGTCTCGCGACCAGGGACCGAGGCGGACGGCGCGCCGAGCGTATGGATTCGCCCTCTTGGTATGCGCCTTGCTGGGGCTTTCCGTCTTCTGGTTGGAATGGCGGCTCGCGCCGATGGTGCGCACGGCTTCCGCTTCGCTCGCGTCCCGAGTCGCCACGGAAGCGCTGAATGAGGCTATGGGCGAAGTCCTCGCCTCCTATCCGGATGCGAAGACGTTGGTGCAAATTCGGGTGGAGCGAGTCCCGAGTGGGCAACCGCTCTCCATCGTGACCCTCGACATGGCCAAGCTCGCAAAACTGCAAAACGAGGCCATTCACGCCAGCGAAACGCGCCTGCAGACGTTGCGCAAGCAATCGCTGGCGCTTCCCGTCTTGCAGGCCCTCTCGGGCTCGATTCTGGCGGGCTACACGGTCACGGTGCCGGTGTCGTTTTCACTCGTCGGCGCGGTCCATGCCCGCCTCGATGCCGACGTCTCCTCGAAAGGGGTCAACCAGGTCGTGCACATTGTGTATCTGGAGCTGACGGCCGACGTCATGACCATGACCCCGCTCGTTCGCGCCCCCGTTCATGTCACGACGAGATCGCCCGTCGTGTACATCATCATGAGCGGCCCTGTGCCGAATGTGGTCTTTCCCGGCGGAATCGGTGCCACCTCGTAG
- a CDS encoding YebC/PmpR family DNA-binding transcriptional regulator, producing MAGHSKWHNIQRRKGKQDAIRGQLFTKLSKDIYQAAREGGGNPETNFRLRVAIERARANNLPMENIQRTIAKATGQLEGVTYEELLYEGYGPHGVALLIEILTDNRNRTAAEVRHLFRKHGGNLAESGAVAWMFHRYGRIVVPKEGVDADDLMMVALEAGADDVVERARTYVVKTSPESFRDVRLSLEQRGIPYEEASLSYEASTKMDLPESSLEQVYDLVEALESLDDVQTVYTNLDTGDEDDEGDE from the coding sequence ATGGCTGGACATTCGAAGTGGCACAACATTCAGCGTCGAAAAGGAAAGCAGGACGCGATTCGGGGACAGCTGTTCACCAAGCTGTCGAAGGACATCTATCAGGCGGCGCGCGAGGGCGGCGGCAATCCGGAGACCAATTTCCGGCTGCGCGTCGCCATCGAGCGGGCGCGGGCCAACAACCTGCCGATGGAAAACATCCAGAGGACCATCGCGAAGGCCACGGGACAGCTCGAGGGAGTCACCTACGAAGAGCTGTTGTACGAGGGCTACGGGCCGCACGGGGTCGCGCTGCTCATCGAAATTCTCACGGATAACCGAAATCGAACGGCCGCAGAAGTCCGCCACCTGTTTCGCAAACACGGCGGCAATCTCGCGGAGTCTGGCGCTGTCGCGTGGATGTTCCATCGGTATGGGCGGATTGTCGTGCCCAAAGAAGGCGTGGACGCGGACGATCTCATGATGGTCGCGCTCGAGGCTGGGGCGGACGATGTCGTGGAGCGGGCGCGCACGTACGTGGTCAAGACGAGCCCTGAGTCGTTCCGCGACGTGCGGCTCAGCCTCGAGCAACGGGGCATTCCCTACGAGGAGGCGTCCCTCAGCTACGAGGCGTCGACGAAGATGGACCTTCCCGAGTCGTCGCTTGAACAGGTGTACGATCTCGTCGAGGCCCTTGAATCGCTTGATGACGTCCAGACCGTGTACACGAATCTCGACACGGGCGACGAGGATGACGAGGGCGACGAGTGA
- a CDS encoding nitrilase-related carbon-nitrogen hydrolase, translating to MDVAWSAFRVAIAQFAPKLGDVSANLSQHLEYVNEAKRAGAQVVVFPELGLTGYQTQDLTLEVARHVRHPDIERLVEASRDLDVLFSFVEETDDARFFVTAAYASGGRLLHRHRKLYLPTYGMFDERRYFAPGEAVRTFTAQGGQAGILICEDAWHLASPYLLAVQGASVIYVPASSPWRNTMAASDFGSHAFWRQLLQMYAQLCGCYFVFANRVGYEDGVHFYGGSGVMSPFGEWVAEGPASERALVLADLDYRTVRRARYTTPLMRDERVRMVISEMQEALRRRSTDETGD from the coding sequence ATGGACGTGGCTTGGTCGGCGTTCCGCGTCGCCATCGCGCAGTTTGCGCCGAAACTGGGTGACGTATCGGCAAATCTGAGCCAGCATCTCGAATACGTGAACGAGGCCAAACGGGCGGGTGCACAGGTCGTCGTGTTTCCAGAGCTCGGGCTCACGGGTTATCAGACGCAGGACTTGACGCTCGAAGTGGCGCGCCACGTGCGTCATCCAGACATTGAGCGGCTGGTCGAAGCCAGCAGAGACCTCGATGTGCTGTTTTCTTTCGTCGAGGAGACCGACGACGCCCGGTTTTTTGTGACAGCCGCCTACGCGTCCGGCGGTCGGCTCCTGCATCGGCACCGGAAGCTTTACCTACCTACATATGGAATGTTCGATGAACGCCGCTATTTTGCGCCGGGCGAAGCCGTTCGCACCTTCACCGCACAGGGCGGACAAGCTGGCATTTTGATTTGCGAAGACGCCTGGCATCTTGCGAGTCCCTACCTGTTGGCTGTGCAGGGGGCGTCGGTCATCTATGTGCCGGCTTCCAGCCCTTGGAGAAATACGATGGCAGCGTCGGATTTCGGATCGCACGCGTTTTGGCGCCAACTCCTCCAGATGTACGCGCAGTTGTGTGGATGTTACTTTGTGTTCGCCAACCGCGTGGGCTACGAGGACGGCGTGCACTTCTACGGCGGCAGCGGGGTGATGAGTCCGTTTGGCGAGTGGGTGGCGGAGGGACCGGCCTCTGAGCGTGCCTTGGTTCTTGCGGACCTCGACTATCGGACGGTCCGGCGCGCCCGCTATACGACGCCGCTCATGCGCGACGAGCGCGTGCGCATGGTGATTTCAGAGATGCAGGAGGCTCTGCGCAGGAGGTCGACCGATGAGACCGGAGATTGA
- a CDS encoding NAD+ synthase — protein sequence MRPEIEERLALNSSLVTSVLTGFLREEVTKVGFQKAIFGLSGGIDSALTAFLAAQALGKDHVHAVLMPYRTSNPKSLEDALKVVDALGIAHTVIDITAPVDAYFAQVDRVLGEEANALRRGNRMARERMVTLYDLSAAMNALVLGTSNKTELLLGYGTQFGDMASALNPIGDLYKCQVRQLAKYLGVPNSILEKAPSADLWADQTDEKELGFSYDEADEILYQWVDLRMSPDEIVSRGYPERLVHAIVERVRRNQYKRRTPIIAKLSGRTIGLDFRYLRDWGT from the coding sequence ATGAGACCGGAGATTGAGGAGAGGCTGGCGCTGAATTCGTCGCTCGTGACATCGGTCCTGACGGGCTTTCTTCGCGAGGAGGTCACGAAGGTCGGCTTTCAAAAGGCCATCTTCGGATTGTCGGGCGGCATCGATTCGGCGCTTACCGCGTTTCTCGCGGCACAGGCGCTGGGGAAGGATCACGTGCACGCGGTCCTGATGCCGTACCGGACGAGCAACCCGAAAAGCCTCGAGGACGCGCTGAAGGTCGTCGACGCGCTTGGCATTGCTCACACCGTCATTGACATCACCGCGCCGGTGGACGCGTATTTTGCACAGGTGGACCGCGTGCTGGGCGAGGAGGCCAACGCGCTTCGGCGCGGAAATCGCATGGCGCGCGAGCGAATGGTGACGCTGTACGATTTGTCGGCGGCGATGAATGCGCTGGTGCTCGGCACGAGCAACAAGACGGAGCTGTTGCTGGGCTATGGCACGCAGTTTGGCGACATGGCGAGCGCCCTGAACCCCATTGGCGATCTCTACAAATGCCAGGTTCGCCAGCTGGCGAAGTACCTGGGTGTTCCCAACAGCATTCTTGAAAAGGCGCCAAGCGCGGATCTCTGGGCGGATCAGACCGATGAAAAGGAGCTCGGGTTCTCCTACGACGAGGCGGACGAGATTCTGTACCAGTGGGTGGATCTGCGGATGTCTCCAGACGAGATCGTCAGCCGAGGCTATCCAGAGCGTTTGGTGCATGCCATCGTCGAGCGCGTTCGGCGCAATCAGTACAAGCGGCGCACGCCCATTATCGCCAAACTGTCAGGCAGAACCATCGGGCTCGATTTTCGTTATCTCCGCGACTGGGGAACCTGA
- the ruvB gene encoding Holliday junction branch migration DNA helicase RuvB yields MDERLISAEWMREDAQLDTIRPRFLDDYIGQRAAVKNLRIFIQAAKERNEPLDHVLLYGPPGLGKTSLAMIIANELGVQIRVTSGPAIERAGDLAALLTNLQPGDVLFIDEIHRLSPSVEEVLYPAMEDFAIDIVIGKGPSARSVRLDLPPFTLIGATTRAGLLSHPLRDRFGVMLHLDYYPVQDLAEIVKRNARILQLALTEDGCVEIARRARGTPRIANRLLKRVRDIAQVAGWAEIDAQRAAEALAQLHVDPLGLDATDKRILEAAMDKFGGGPVGLDTLAAAVGEEPSTLEDVYEPYLLQIGFLKRTPRGRVVMPSAYRHLGRALPSG; encoded by the coding sequence ATGGACGAGCGACTGATTTCTGCCGAGTGGATGCGTGAAGACGCGCAACTGGACACCATTCGGCCCCGTTTTCTCGACGACTACATCGGCCAGCGCGCCGCCGTAAAAAACCTGCGCATTTTCATCCAGGCCGCCAAGGAGCGGAACGAGCCGCTCGATCACGTCCTCTTGTACGGGCCGCCTGGCCTTGGCAAGACCTCTCTCGCGATGATCATCGCGAACGAGCTGGGGGTCCAGATCCGCGTGACCTCCGGGCCGGCCATCGAGCGCGCGGGCGATCTCGCCGCGCTGCTCACGAATTTGCAGCCGGGCGATGTGCTGTTTATCGACGAGATTCACCGCCTCTCGCCGAGTGTCGAAGAAGTCCTGTATCCGGCCATGGAGGACTTCGCCATCGATATCGTCATCGGCAAGGGCCCGAGCGCGCGATCCGTCCGGCTGGATCTCCCGCCTTTCACCCTGATCGGCGCGACGACTCGGGCGGGGCTGTTGTCGCATCCTCTGCGCGATCGGTTCGGCGTCATGCTGCACCTGGACTACTATCCCGTTCAGGATTTGGCGGAGATTGTGAAGCGGAACGCGCGCATTCTGCAGCTGGCCCTCACCGAGGACGGGTGCGTTGAAATCGCCCGCCGCGCCCGCGGCACCCCGCGAATCGCCAACCGGCTTTTGAAGCGGGTGCGAGACATTGCACAGGTCGCCGGATGGGCCGAGATCGACGCGCAGCGGGCTGCAGAAGCGCTCGCACAGCTGCACGTGGATCCATTGGGCCTCGACGCCACCGACAAGAGAATTTTGGAGGCAGCGATGGACAAGTTCGGCGGGGGCCCGGTGGGCCTCGACACCCTCGCGGCGGCGGTGGGCGAGGAGCCGTCCACCCTGGAAGACGTGTACGAGCCGTATCTGCTCCAAATTGGCTTCCTCAAGAGGACGCCGCGCGGTCGGGTGGTCATGCCCTCCGCGTACCGCCACCTGGGCCGCGCGCTCCCCTCGGGGTAA
- the tyrS gene encoding tyrosine--tRNA ligase, with protein sequence MAVETLTPDQEAEVSRQLAVIRRGTAEIVPEDELVQKLRDAVRTGRPLRVKLGIDPTSSDIHLGHTVVLHKLRQFQDLGHQVFLVIGSFTGQIGDPTDKAETRKQLSAEEVAENAKTYVEQLYKILDPQKTQVVYNGDWLAPLTFAEVIRLASTITVARMFEREDFQKRFQDNRPIHIHEFFYPLMQAYDSVHLNADVELGGTDQKFNLLMGRHLQREFGQPMQVAVMLPLLEGLDGVHKMSKSLGNYIGVNESPNDMFGKLMSVPDSLLFKYYELLSLREQDEIDRMRAEVEAGRMNPRDAKMQLAEELVERFLGPEARREAVEHWHTVFQKGGLPEDIPERRVAGAEQWIVKWLVELGLAQSNSDARRAIQEGGVRLNGEKLTDTDYQYRPKDGDVLQRGKRQFVRLRIE encoded by the coding sequence GTGGCTGTGGAAACTCTGACCCCGGACCAGGAGGCGGAAGTGTCGCGCCAACTGGCTGTCATTCGGCGCGGGACGGCCGAGATCGTCCCGGAAGACGAGCTCGTGCAGAAATTGAGGGACGCTGTTCGGACGGGCAGGCCCCTGCGCGTGAAGCTCGGCATTGATCCTACGTCGTCCGATATCCATCTCGGGCATACCGTGGTCCTGCATAAGCTGAGGCAGTTTCAGGACCTTGGGCATCAAGTGTTTCTTGTGATCGGAAGCTTCACGGGCCAAATTGGCGATCCGACGGACAAGGCCGAGACGCGCAAGCAGCTTTCGGCCGAAGAAGTGGCGGAAAATGCGAAGACGTACGTGGAACAGCTGTACAAAATTCTCGACCCACAAAAGACCCAAGTGGTCTACAACGGGGATTGGCTCGCCCCACTGACCTTCGCAGAAGTCATCCGGCTCGCGTCCACCATCACCGTGGCGAGGATGTTCGAGCGCGAGGACTTTCAGAAGCGGTTCCAGGACAACCGGCCCATCCACATCCACGAGTTTTTTTACCCTCTGATGCAGGCGTACGACTCGGTCCACCTGAACGCCGACGTGGAACTGGGCGGCACGGATCAGAAGTTCAACCTCTTGATGGGCCGACACCTGCAGCGCGAATTCGGCCAGCCGATGCAGGTCGCCGTCATGCTGCCCTTGCTGGAGGGGCTCGACGGCGTGCACAAGATGTCGAAGAGTCTGGGCAACTACATCGGGGTGAACGAGTCGCCCAACGACATGTTCGGCAAGTTGATGTCGGTGCCGGACAGCCTGTTGTTCAAGTACTACGAGCTCTTGTCGCTCCGCGAGCAGGACGAGATCGACCGCATGCGCGCCGAGGTCGAGGCCGGGCGGATGAATCCGCGCGACGCCAAGATGCAACTGGCCGAGGAGCTTGTGGAGCGCTTCTTGGGGCCCGAGGCGCGGCGGGAGGCGGTGGAACATTGGCATACCGTCTTTCAGAAGGGCGGGCTGCCAGAGGACATTCCTGAACGCCGCGTGGCTGGCGCCGAACAGTGGATTGTCAAGTGGCTCGTGGAACTCGGGCTCGCGCAGTCCAACAGCGATGCGCGCCGCGCCATTCAGGAGGGCGGCGTCCGCCTGAACGGGGAAAAACTCACGGACACGGACTATCAGTATCGCCCGAAGGACGGCGACGTGCTGCAGCGCGGCAAGCGGCAGTTTGTCCGCCTGCGCATCGAATAG
- a CDS encoding aminoglycoside phosphotransferase family protein: MDDVGLAKLVRDAYGIEVDAVVQKRTVWGVVSGNARYILKRARPQDSEARLEALARVLKQCERVGVASAGPLKTVQNTFCAADAQGTKYYLQPWLDGRHVDVREEEERLAVARALARAQRAMLGDPPRELCTSTLRDKWRAKLLLIERLQSAPVDAEIAQSLRDVAARARQVYQAYLEDGPRRPAFCHRDLAPHNVLVGPGRNIAFIDFDHAGYDDPFADPIQWVSHVAFLVPLDPIAYRRLWLAYAQAAELSEAGLAALVRLGAWPDMALRALAEALRAGSPESRMWRVRYALRREEDRLRMHDAWLRELNA; the protein is encoded by the coding sequence ATGGATGACGTTGGCTTGGCCAAACTCGTGCGCGACGCGTACGGAATTGAGGTCGACGCCGTCGTGCAAAAGCGGACCGTGTGGGGGGTTGTCTCGGGGAACGCGCGCTACATCCTGAAGCGCGCGCGTCCCCAGGACAGCGAGGCCAGGCTTGAGGCGCTGGCGCGCGTCCTGAAACAGTGTGAACGAGTCGGCGTGGCGAGCGCGGGGCCGTTGAAGACGGTGCAGAACACGTTTTGCGCCGCTGACGCGCAGGGCACCAAGTACTATCTGCAGCCCTGGCTGGACGGCAGGCACGTCGACGTGCGCGAGGAAGAAGAGCGGCTCGCCGTCGCCCGAGCCCTGGCGAGGGCTCAGCGGGCCATGCTGGGCGATCCGCCGCGCGAGCTCTGCACCTCCACGCTGCGCGACAAGTGGCGGGCCAAACTCCTCCTCATCGAAAGGCTGCAGTCCGCGCCGGTCGACGCCGAGATCGCGCAATCCCTGCGCGACGTGGCCGCCCGAGCGCGCCAGGTCTACCAGGCGTACTTGGAGGATGGGCCTCGCCGTCCTGCCTTTTGCCACCGCGATCTCGCCCCGCACAACGTGCTCGTCGGTCCAGGCCGGAACATCGCCTTCATCGACTTCGATCACGCAGGGTACGACGATCCGTTTGCGGATCCCATCCAGTGGGTGAGCCACGTCGCATTCCTCGTCCCTCTCGATCCGATTGCGTATCGGAGGCTCTGGCTCGCTTACGCGCAGGCCGCCGAGTTGAGTGAGGCTGGCCTTGCGGCGCTGGTGAGGCTCGGCGCGTGGCCGGACATGGCGCTGCGCGCATTGGCCGAGGCGCTGCGCGCAGGATCTCCGGAATCGCGCATGTGGAGAGTGCGCTACGCGTTAAGGCGCGAAGAGGACCGCCTGCGGATGCACGACGCCTGGCTGCGCGAGCTGAACGCGTGA
- a CDS encoding LysM peptidoglycan-binding domain-containing protein has product MKKYVVKPGESLYQISRKTGVRLPLILAANPQIKNANDITPGMTIVIPELGKGTTSKPKAKKAQSKPAKTSAAAKPYFGYVWPHAVQPGETWESIAERYNVTVEDLEHLNPAIASRALAPGLVVYVPLGTEPPAALSAPESAQGAWVPAPGGGPVDTAVPPMEPSASGILFSGQGHQGSLQQPPTVEPDEGVEPWAGPEASGGGLSQNGAEFEPAEPGEAPWEGTVEDGGPHMHQPYRRAEVIDFPETDAEGWSKPFVVRVGNDR; this is encoded by the coding sequence ATGAAGAAGTACGTGGTAAAGCCAGGAGAGTCGCTGTATCAGATCAGCCGCAAGACCGGCGTGCGCCTGCCCCTCATCCTCGCCGCGAATCCGCAGATCAAGAACGCCAACGACATCACACCCGGCATGACGATCGTCATCCCCGAGCTCGGGAAGGGGACGACATCGAAGCCGAAAGCGAAAAAGGCGCAGTCCAAGCCGGCCAAGACGTCGGCCGCGGCAAAACCGTACTTCGGCTACGTGTGGCCGCACGCGGTGCAGCCGGGCGAAACGTGGGAATCCATCGCGGAGCGGTACAACGTGACGGTGGAAGACCTGGAACACCTGAATCCGGCGATCGCGTCCCGAGCTCTTGCGCCCGGGCTGGTGGTGTACGTGCCGCTCGGCACCGAACCGCCTGCCGCGCTTTCTGCGCCAGAGTCGGCGCAGGGCGCCTGGGTGCCTGCCCCTGGTGGGGGGCCGGTGGACACCGCGGTGCCGCCCATGGAGCCGAGCGCTTCGGGCATCCTGTTTTCTGGCCAGGGGCATCAAGGTTCCTTGCAGCAGCCGCCCACGGTCGAGCCCGACGAAGGCGTGGAGCCGTGGGCTGGACCAGAAGCTTCTGGCGGTGGTCTTTCGCAAAACGGCGCGGAGTTCGAACCAGCGGAACCGGGAGAAGCGCCGTGGGAGGGCACGGTCGAGGACGGCGGGCCTCACATGCATCAGCCGTACCGGCGGGCCGAGGTGATCGACTTCCCGGAGACGGACGCAGAAGGTTGGTCCAAACCGTTTGTCGTCCGCGTGGGGAACGATAGGTGA